In the Streptomyces formicae genome, one interval contains:
- a CDS encoding nucleotide disphospho-sugar-binding domain-containing protein has protein sequence MASVLMSGPPAEVNVVFVPREFQFAAETFDDGYHFVGPSLDAEGEVAPDADVCAAADDEPLVYVSLGTASRRPGFFALCRDAFADTGQRVAMATGEHIDPAELGPLPPEFDVRPYFPQRAVLRRATAFVSHGGMNSVMESVHAGVPLVVVPERPEQEANARRVEELALGRWLVGADLTADVLRAAVASVASDTAVRAGIDRMRRACAAAGGAPAAADVVETVLAAERDRSPGDALAGG, from the coding sequence ATGGCCTCCGTCCTGATGTCGGGCCCGCCCGCCGAGGTGAACGTGGTGTTCGTCCCCCGTGAGTTCCAGTTCGCGGCCGAGACGTTCGACGACGGCTACCACTTCGTCGGCCCTTCACTCGACGCGGAAGGAGAGGTGGCCCCCGATGCCGACGTGTGCGCCGCGGCCGATGACGAGCCGCTGGTCTACGTCTCGCTCGGCACCGCCTCCCGACGCCCCGGTTTCTTCGCCCTGTGCAGGGACGCGTTCGCCGACACCGGACAGCGCGTCGCCATGGCCACCGGCGAACACATCGACCCCGCCGAACTGGGCCCATTGCCCCCGGAGTTCGACGTGCGACCGTACTTCCCCCAGCGTGCGGTCCTGCGCCGCGCCACCGCCTTCGTCTCGCACGGCGGCATGAACTCCGTCATGGAATCGGTGCACGCGGGAGTGCCCCTCGTCGTGGTGCCCGAGCGTCCCGAACAGGAGGCGAACGCCCGGCGGGTCGAGGAACTCGCCCTGGGGCGGTGGCTGGTGGGCGCGGACCTCACCGCGGACGTGCTCCGGGCCGCCGTGGCGTCGGTGGCCTCGGACACGGCGGTCAGGGCCGGGATCGACCGCATGCGCCGCGCCTGTGCCGCCGCGGGCGGGGCACCCGCGGCGGCCGATGTGGTGGAGACGGTGCTCGCCGCGGAGCGGGACCGTTCCCCGGGCGACGCGCTCGCCGGGGGGTGA
- a CDS encoding ABC transporter ATP-binding protein — MHEGEETSEAGRPRGHELSATGVTVAYEGVDVVHDASMTLKPGEVTVLVGPNGSGKSTLLRTLARLQRPRTATLVIDGDTDGLALSPREFSRHVALLTQGRPTPSGLTVRDVVEFGRYPHRGRWGKADPGGRAAVDRALAMTGVEDLAERGAEHLSGGQLQRVWLAGCLAQETGVLLLDEPTNHLDLRYQVELLDLIRDLADDHGIAVGAVLHDLDQAAAIADRILLLDEGRVIADGDPEDVLTPERLTGTYGIHIEVDSDPLTGRLRTRAIGRHHSRSERLSTTS, encoded by the coding sequence GTGCATGAAGGCGAAGAGACCAGCGAGGCCGGACGCCCCCGGGGTCATGAACTGTCGGCCACGGGCGTCACCGTGGCGTACGAAGGCGTCGACGTCGTCCACGACGCCTCGATGACCCTGAAGCCGGGCGAGGTGACCGTTCTCGTCGGTCCGAACGGCAGCGGGAAATCGACGCTGCTGCGCACGCTCGCGCGGCTCCAGCGCCCGAGGACCGCCACCCTCGTCATCGACGGCGACACCGACGGCCTCGCCCTCAGTCCCCGTGAGTTCTCCCGGCACGTCGCCCTGCTCACCCAGGGCCGTCCCACGCCGAGCGGCCTGACCGTACGCGACGTCGTCGAGTTCGGCCGCTACCCGCACCGCGGCCGCTGGGGCAAGGCCGACCCGGGCGGCCGGGCCGCGGTGGACCGCGCGCTCGCCATGACCGGCGTCGAGGACCTCGCCGAACGCGGCGCCGAGCACCTGTCCGGCGGACAGCTCCAGCGCGTCTGGCTCGCGGGCTGCCTCGCCCAGGAGACGGGCGTGCTCCTGCTCGACGAGCCGACCAACCACCTCGACCTGCGCTACCAGGTCGAACTCCTCGACCTGATACGGGACTTGGCCGACGACCACGGCATCGCCGTCGGGGCCGTCCTGCACGACCTCGACCAGGCCGCGGCCATCGCCGACCGGATCCTCCTCCTCGACGAGGGACGGGTCATCGCGGACGGCGACCCGGAAGACGTGCTGACACCGGAGCGACTGACCGGCACGTACGGCATCCACATCGAAGTCGACTCCGACCCCCTCACCGGCCGCCTGCGCACCCGCGCCATCGGCCGTCACCACTCGCGAAGCGAAAGGCTCAGCACCACCTCATGA
- a CDS encoding GntR family transcriptional regulator, with amino-acid sequence MPTRGTQPDFAPRYHTIEQALRRRIAGLQPHAPLPSETELAREFEVSRMTARSAVLRLVADGLVYRESGRGTFVAPPPSGRRADSLVRFSEEMRRQGRLPSSEVVARERRVATAAEAEQLRLATGTEVVAVERVRLADGTPVARERSAFPVAVAALLERDLATGSLHEALVDLGHTPSFGHAVLSADSATNEDAELLGLARGTALLVERRLILDQHGDPLESTESRYAGERYSLTVTFDVEHG; translated from the coding sequence ATGCCCACCCGCGGAACGCAGCCCGACTTCGCCCCCCGCTACCACACCATCGAACAGGCCCTGCGACGACGCATCGCGGGCCTCCAGCCGCACGCGCCGCTGCCCTCGGAGACCGAACTGGCGCGGGAGTTCGAGGTCAGCAGGATGACCGCGCGCTCCGCGGTCCTGCGCCTGGTCGCCGACGGACTCGTGTACCGCGAGAGCGGCCGGGGGACGTTCGTGGCGCCGCCGCCCAGCGGCCGCAGGGCCGACAGCCTGGTCCGGTTCAGTGAGGAGATGCGGCGCCAGGGCAGGCTGCCGTCCTCCGAGGTCGTCGCCCGCGAACGGCGCGTGGCCACCGCGGCCGAGGCCGAACAACTGCGCCTGGCGACGGGCACGGAGGTGGTCGCCGTCGAACGGGTCAGGCTCGCGGACGGCACGCCGGTGGCGCGCGAGCGGTCGGCCTTCCCCGTGGCCGTCGCCGCGCTCCTGGAACGCGATCTCGCCACCGGGTCCCTGCACGAGGCGCTCGTGGACCTGGGACACACCCCGTCCTTCGGGCACGCCGTCCTCAGCGCGGACAGTGCGACGAACGAGGACGCCGAACTCCTGGGCCTGGCACGGGGAACGGCGCTCCTGGTGGAGCGTCGGCTCATCCTCGACCAGCACGGCGATCCACTGGAATCCACCGAGTCCCGGTACGCGGGCGAGCGGTACTCGCTCACCGTGACCTTCGACGTCGAGCACGGCTGA
- a CDS encoding iron-siderophore ABC transporter substrate-binding protein, with amino-acid sequence MRRLLITAATATAAALALTSCGTTEPAADDNAKKNADAITLTDGTGAKVTLKNGPAKKVVGTEWNAVESLISLGVAPTGVADVKGYKTWDTAAPLKNDAKDIGTRGEPSMDTIASLKPDLIIATTDLPAAAVKQLRDIAPVLNLRPSDAGDPIGQMTKNLDLLAEATGTTEQATKLKKDFEAKLAEGRKKLADAGRGGAKYAFADGYVTGNQTSIRPYTSGSLIGAVNEKLGLENDWSVKGDKAYGLGATDVEGLTKLDEDVHFAYIGNDGDKGSNPFTGVLKKDKVWTSLPFVKKDNVHRLPDGIWMFGGTASMNQYVDSVVEALKK; translated from the coding sequence ATGAGACGCCTCCTGATCACCGCGGCGACCGCCACCGCGGCGGCCCTCGCCCTGACGTCCTGCGGCACCACCGAGCCGGCCGCCGACGACAACGCCAAGAAGAACGCCGATGCGATCACGCTCACCGACGGCACCGGCGCGAAGGTGACGCTGAAGAACGGCCCGGCCAAGAAGGTCGTCGGCACCGAGTGGAACGCCGTCGAGAGCCTGATATCGCTGGGTGTCGCCCCGACCGGCGTCGCCGACGTCAAGGGCTACAAGACGTGGGACACCGCCGCCCCGCTGAAGAACGACGCCAAGGACATCGGCACGCGCGGCGAGCCGAGCATGGACACCATCGCGTCCCTGAAGCCCGACCTCATCATCGCGACCACCGACCTGCCCGCGGCCGCCGTGAAGCAGCTGCGCGACATCGCCCCGGTCCTCAACCTGCGTCCCTCCGACGCCGGTGACCCGATCGGCCAGATGACGAAGAACCTCGACCTCCTCGCCGAGGCCACCGGCACCACCGAGCAGGCCACGAAGCTCAAGAAGGACTTCGAGGCGAAGCTCGCCGAGGGCAGGAAGAAGCTCGCGGACGCCGGTCGCGGCGGCGCGAAGTACGCCTTCGCCGACGGCTACGTCACGGGCAACCAGACCTCGATCCGGCCGTACACCAGCGGCTCCCTGATCGGCGCGGTCAACGAGAAGCTCGGGCTCGAGAACGACTGGTCGGTCAAGGGCGACAAGGCGTACGGCCTCGGTGCCACCGACGTCGAGGGCCTCACCAAGCTCGACGAGGACGTGCACTTCGCCTACATCGGCAACGACGGCGACAAGGGCAGCAACCCGTTCACCGGAGTCCTCAAGAAGGACAAGGTGTGGACGTCGCTGCCCTTCGTCAAGAAGGACAACGTGCACCGGCTGCCCGACGGCATCTGGATGTTCGGTGGCACCGCGTCGATGAACCAGTACGTCGACTCCGTCGTAGAGGCGCTGAAGAAGTAG
- a CDS encoding ABC transporter ATP-binding protein, translating to MRWPRRTAAAEQQEAPARAADFQGAARRLLRRVRRQRALFYGMLALGTTSVTLNVAGPKVLAHATDLVVAGLVGRRLPEGTSRADAVGRLREQGDDGLADMLGAVDVVPGHGIDQGALAATLSLAVAVYALSGLCWIAQGRVTTRVVQRTVRALRQDVAEKLSRLPLSHFDRQPRGEILSRATNDIDNIAQTLQQTISQLTNSLLLVVGVLGMMFWISPPLALVALVTVPLTFAVTALIARRAKPHFVRQWSRTGRLTSQVEEEYTAHDLVLLHGRQQASADEFARHNEELFQAGYRAQFLSGAIQPALTFMGNLGYVLVAVASGIRVASGALSIGDAQAFVQYSRQFGGPLTNAASVANLAQSCAVSAERVFALLDAPEVRRTPTTSRPNGAQEAQPPVGRLDFEDVSFRYTPEEPLIEGLSLSVEPGQQVAVVGPTGAGKTTLVNLLPRFYDVTKGRILLDGVDIAELPHEELRRAIGMVPQDAWLFAGTIADNIAYGREGATRTEVAEAARAAHADHFVRTLPDGYDTLLGDGGAGVSAGERQLITIARAFLADPLLLVLDEATSSVDTHTEALVQQAMARLSEGRTSIVIAHRLATVRDADVIVVLDRGSVVEQGTHAQLLAAEGAYARLCAAQLR from the coding sequence ATGAGGTGGCCGCGGCGCACGGCGGCCGCCGAGCAGCAGGAGGCGCCGGCGCGGGCGGCCGACTTCCAGGGCGCGGCTCGCCGCCTGCTGCGCCGCGTACGACGCCAACGCGCCCTCTTCTACGGCATGTTGGCGCTCGGCACGACCAGCGTGACGCTCAATGTGGCCGGGCCCAAGGTCCTCGCGCACGCCACCGACCTGGTCGTGGCGGGTCTCGTCGGGCGGCGGCTGCCGGAGGGGACGAGCAGGGCGGACGCCGTCGGGCGGCTGCGCGAGCAGGGCGACGACGGGCTCGCCGACATGCTGGGCGCGGTGGACGTCGTGCCGGGGCACGGCATCGACCAGGGCGCTCTCGCGGCGACCCTGAGCCTCGCCGTCGCCGTGTACGCCCTCTCCGGTCTGTGCTGGATCGCGCAGGGGCGGGTGACGACCCGGGTGGTCCAGCGCACGGTCCGCGCCCTGCGCCAGGACGTGGCGGAGAAGCTGTCCCGGCTGCCGCTCTCCCACTTCGACCGCCAGCCGCGCGGCGAGATCCTGAGCCGCGCGACGAACGACATCGACAACATCGCGCAGACGCTCCAGCAGACGATCAGCCAGCTCACCAACTCGCTGCTCCTGGTGGTCGGCGTGCTCGGCATGATGTTCTGGATCTCGCCGCCGCTGGCCCTGGTCGCGCTGGTCACGGTGCCGCTCACCTTCGCGGTGACCGCGCTGATCGCCCGGCGCGCCAAGCCGCACTTCGTGCGCCAGTGGAGCCGTACGGGCCGGCTCACCTCGCAGGTCGAGGAGGAGTACACGGCGCACGACCTGGTGCTGCTGCACGGGCGTCAGCAGGCGTCCGCCGATGAGTTCGCCCGGCACAACGAGGAGCTGTTCCAGGCCGGTTACCGGGCGCAGTTCCTGAGCGGCGCCATCCAGCCCGCCCTCACCTTCATGGGCAACCTCGGCTATGTGCTGGTGGCGGTGGCCAGCGGCATCCGGGTCGCGTCGGGTGCCCTGTCGATCGGTGACGCCCAGGCGTTCGTGCAGTACTCGCGGCAGTTCGGCGGCCCGCTGACCAACGCGGCCAGCGTCGCCAACCTGGCGCAGTCCTGCGCGGTCTCGGCGGAGCGCGTCTTCGCCCTCCTCGACGCCCCGGAAGTGCGCCGGACCCCCACGACCTCCCGGCCGAACGGGGCCCAGGAGGCGCAACCGCCGGTCGGGCGGCTGGACTTCGAGGACGTGTCCTTCCGGTACACGCCCGAGGAGCCGCTCATCGAGGGCCTGTCCTTGTCGGTCGAACCGGGACAGCAGGTGGCCGTCGTCGGCCCGACGGGAGCGGGGAAGACGACTCTGGTCAACCTCCTGCCGCGGTTCTACGACGTCACCAAGGGCCGCATCCTGCTCGACGGCGTGGACATCGCCGAGCTGCCGCACGAGGAACTCCGGCGCGCGATCGGCATGGTGCCCCAGGACGCGTGGCTGTTCGCGGGCACCATCGCCGACAACATCGCGTACGGCAGGGAGGGCGCGACACGCACCGAGGTGGCGGAGGCGGCGCGGGCGGCCCACGCCGACCACTTCGTCCGCACGCTGCCGGACGGCTACGACACCCTGCTCGGTGACGGCGGTGCGGGGGTCAGCGCCGGTGAGCGGCAGCTCATCACCATCGCCCGCGCCTTCCTCGCCGACCCGCTGCTCCTCGTGCTCGACGAGGCGACCAGCTCCGTGGACACGCACACCGAGGCCCTGGTGCAGCAGGCGATGGCGCGGCTGAGCGAGGGCCGCACGAGCATCGTCATCGCCCACCGCCTCGCGACGGTGCGCGACGCCGACGTGATCGTGGTCCTCGACCGGGGCAGCGTCGTGGAACAGGGCACGCACGCCCAACTGCTGGCCGCGGAAGGGGCGTACGCGCGGTTGTGCGCGGCGCAGCTGCGGTGA
- a CDS encoding iron ABC transporter permease, whose protein sequence is MAVTATTPATRPATAASRTGAAAVTAALLLLVAALAVVDITQGTAAVGPAEIWKAFTGSADTSDASVVVASRLPRMTAGLLVGAVLGIAGAALQAVSRNVLASPDTLAVNAGSYLALGVAAATGVSLPFLASSGIAFVGGLAAAAVVLGLSGLGAGTVRLVLAGSALTLGLLAVTEGLLLLFPQETEGLYKWNQGSIAQNGFDGVLQMLPIAVIGLVGLILLARRVDALALGDDAAHGVGVPVRSTRVIAVVLAALLSAAAVTLAGPVGFVGLCAPALVRPLARRFRAFTRSRARLPFAGLTGAALVLGSDVLLRAVVPSDTAVAVPTGVVTSLVGAVFLVTMAARAKDTAGAAPADRLRIRSRGAFVVTTVALVAVLIGLMIAAVLIGDSKLLLGDVVNWAQGRAGQTVSFVLDTRVPRVTAALLAGGALALAGTLIQAVTRNPLAEPGVLGVTNAAAAGAVLLVTTVPTAGSWTLAGGAFAGAAIGSVIVFGLAARGGFQQNRLVLVGFGLATGSAAVISMLIILTDPFNATKAITWLAGSTYGRTLPDVVPLAIVLAVGVAVAFTRRTELDLVSLDEDTPRLLGLNLSRGRLGFLVLSVLLSATAVAAAGTIGFVGLVAPHAARALVGRQHTRVVPVAVLLGAILVCTADLVGRTVIAPAQLGAGLMTAVIGTPYFLYLLVRSRGGR, encoded by the coding sequence ATGGCCGTCACCGCAACCACCCCCGCCACCCGTCCCGCGACAGCCGCATCCCGTACGGGCGCGGCCGCGGTGACGGCCGCACTGCTCCTTCTCGTCGCCGCGCTCGCGGTCGTCGACATCACCCAGGGCACCGCCGCCGTCGGCCCCGCAGAGATATGGAAGGCGTTCACCGGCAGCGCCGACACGTCCGACGCGTCCGTCGTCGTCGCCTCCCGGCTGCCGAGGATGACCGCAGGACTGCTCGTCGGCGCCGTGCTCGGCATCGCGGGCGCCGCCCTCCAGGCGGTCAGCCGCAACGTCCTGGCATCGCCCGACACCCTCGCTGTCAACGCGGGCTCCTACCTCGCGCTCGGCGTGGCCGCCGCCACCGGCGTCTCGCTGCCCTTCCTCGCCTCCTCCGGCATCGCCTTCGTCGGCGGCCTCGCTGCGGCGGCCGTGGTCCTCGGCCTGTCCGGCCTCGGCGCGGGCACCGTCCGCCTCGTGCTGGCGGGCAGCGCCCTGACCCTCGGACTGCTCGCCGTCACCGAAGGGCTGCTCCTGCTGTTCCCGCAGGAGACCGAGGGCCTCTACAAGTGGAACCAGGGCAGCATCGCGCAGAACGGCTTCGACGGCGTCCTGCAGATGCTGCCGATCGCCGTCATCGGCCTCGTCGGCCTGATCCTGCTCGCCCGCAGGGTCGACGCGCTGGCCCTCGGCGACGACGCCGCGCACGGCGTCGGCGTGCCCGTGCGCTCCACCCGCGTCATCGCCGTCGTGCTCGCCGCGCTGCTCTCCGCCGCCGCCGTCACCCTCGCCGGGCCCGTCGGCTTCGTCGGCCTGTGCGCCCCCGCCCTCGTACGCCCGCTCGCCCGCAGGTTCCGCGCCTTCACGCGCTCGCGTGCCCGGCTGCCGTTCGCGGGCCTGACCGGCGCGGCCCTGGTGCTCGGCTCCGACGTGCTGTTGCGTGCCGTCGTCCCCTCGGACACGGCGGTCGCGGTGCCGACCGGCGTCGTCACCAGCCTGGTCGGCGCCGTCTTCCTGGTCACCATGGCCGCGCGCGCCAAGGACACGGCGGGCGCCGCACCCGCCGACCGGCTGCGCATCCGCAGCCGCGGCGCCTTCGTCGTCACGACCGTCGCCCTGGTGGCCGTCCTGATCGGCCTGATGATCGCCGCCGTACTCATCGGCGACAGCAAGCTGCTCCTCGGCGACGTCGTCAACTGGGCGCAGGGCAGGGCGGGGCAGACCGTCTCCTTCGTCCTCGACACCCGCGTGCCGCGCGTCACCGCGGCCCTCCTCGCGGGCGGGGCCCTCGCCCTCGCGGGCACCCTCATCCAGGCCGTGACGCGCAACCCCCTGGCCGAACCGGGCGTTCTCGGCGTCACCAACGCCGCCGCTGCGGGGGCCGTCCTGCTCGTGACGACCGTGCCCACGGCCGGGTCGTGGACCCTCGCGGGAGGCGCGTTCGCCGGTGCCGCGATCGGCTCGGTCATCGTCTTCGGGCTCGCGGCACGGGGCGGCTTCCAGCAGAACCGGCTCGTCCTGGTCGGCTTCGGCCTCGCCACCGGATCGGCCGCGGTCATCAGCATGCTGATCATCCTCACCGACCCGTTCAACGCGACGAAGGCGATCACCTGGCTCGCGGGCTCGACCTACGGGCGCACCCTGCCCGACGTGGTGCCCCTCGCGATCGTCCTCGCCGTGGGCGTGGCCGTCGCGTTCACCCGGCGCACCGAACTCGACCTGGTCTCCCTGGACGAGGACACCCCGAGACTGCTCGGCCTGAACCTGAGCCGGGGCCGCCTCGGCTTCCTCGTCCTCAGCGTCCTGCTGAGCGCCACCGCCGTCGCCGCCGCGGGCACGATCGGCTTCGTCGGCCTGGTCGCACCGCACGCGGCCCGCGCCCTCGTCGGCCGTCAGCACACCCGGGTGGTCCCGGTCGCCGTCCTCCTGGGCGCGATCCTGGTGTGCACCGCCGACCTGGTGGGCCGCACGGTGATCGCCCCGGCCCAGCTCGGCGCGGGCCTCATGACGGCCGTGATCGGCACGCCGTACTTCCTGTACCTGCTGGTGCGCAGCCGTGGCGGCCGATAG